The DNA sequence GTTACGGGATGGATCAACAGTTCAGGACATCGCCAAAACATTCAAGGACAATATAACCTGACTGGGATTGGCGTAGCCCGCAATAGTCGGGGACAATATTATTTCACTCAAATATTTGTTCGTAGTCGGCAAAATTAACCATGGAATCTGACGCCTTTCAATTGTGCGATCGCGACCTTTCGCAAGACCTCTTAGAGCTTTATCTGCAATCCGACGAAGTGGCAGTTGACACCGAAACGATGGGGTTACTGCCTCAGCGCGATCGCCTTTGTTTGGTGCAACTCTGTGATCCCCAGGGGCATGTAACGGTGGTTCGCATTGCTCAGGGACAAACCTCTGCCCCCTATCTGCAACAATTACTGGAACATCAGCAATTGCTCAAGGTATTTCATTTTGCGCGATTTGATCTGGCAACCTTGCAATATCACCTGGGTATTGAGGTCAGCCCTGTTTTTTGCACAAAAATTGCCAGCAAACTCGCTCGCACCTACAGCCCTAAACATGGCTTAAAGGAATTAGTGCTAGAGCTAGAGCAAATTGAACTTGATAAAACTGCCCAAAGCTCAGATTGGGGAAATTCTGCCAACTTGTCGGTCGATCAACTCCGCTATGCAAGCGGTGATGTGCGCTATTTGCTATCCGTGCGGCAAAAACTCACCGATATGCTCAAGCGAGAACAACGGTGGGAACTTGCAGAACAATGTTTTGCCTGCTTACCGACTTTTGTTGCGCTGGATCTGCTGCAATATCAGGGCATTTTTGAGCACTAGTGCATCCAATCTCAGCGTCAGGGCACTACCCCCAGTGAATTAACCGGAGTCTGGAGTTATAGCGATCGCCAAAACCATTAGGACATTGAATTTGAGTCCTGCTGAGAGATGCGATGAATCGCGTCTGTTCCGTTGAGTGCTTTATCTTAACGGAGGTGACTACGGCTATATAGCAGTACCCACTAAAGTTAGAACGGGGTGCAGGGGTGGAACCCCTGGCTGGGGGCGCAGCCCTCACACCCTCTTATGTCCTAATGCATATGCGTAGGGCTGTAAATCATACCGATTTAATGTTTGGTTGTGGCAGATCACTGGGTAGGGGCGTTTCGCGAAACGCCCCTACGGAATCCTGTGCAGCGAAGCCAATTCAAATTGGTATCAGATGGCGATTACCGTTACTCCAGCACCTATACCCACATAATAATTGGGGTGTGAGAGTTAACACACCCCTAAACGCAATGACTATGAGAGTCTCACGCAAGCGCAGAACTTGCAATGTAGAAAAATACCAAAAACTGGAGAGGGGCGATCGCTTCTGTAGAGTATGAATCTAATGTCTGAGATCACTCTCTAGAAGCGATTTAAATGCAATCTAATTGTTCTCCGAGCGTTGAGGATTAACTCGAATAACAGTAAGAGATTGAGTTTGACGGTTACGTTGGAGCGACCAATTTAAACCTACAACAGCATAGGTTTGATTGTTGTCATTTTGAAACGTATCACCTACTGACAGAGCTTCTTCGGAGTCTAGAGTCCCCAAGAATCTCTTGTGAGCATCAATTAGCAAATATTGCATAAGAACCTTTACCTTTTGTGGCAATCTCGTTAACGAAATCTACTGTTTGAACCTGAAAGTGCCCTAATTCCAAAAAATCGCAGCGACGAGTGCTGGATTTTCTAGAAAACCCAGAAATCTGTATTGAAAACCATATTCAGAACGAACTGAGTAAGCGGGGCTAATCTTTTGTCAGGTGGTCTTATATCATCGCAAGCCGATGAAGTACCACAGACCAACCATGAGCAGCCTCATAACTGCTTCCTTATTCCCTTATAGCACTTTGTGCCTCAATTTACAAAGACCTTAGCTAAAGACAACATCAACTCTAAACGTGATCGCTTATTTCAAATGGTCTTCACATCCGTTTTTCTCTTGTCTCAGTTCTAAAAAGCCCATTGGAAAGAGTGACAGAATTACATGTGTTTCGCAAAATCTTGACGGAGAAAACTCAACTGCAAGATGGCTACTTCTATAGCCGTGTGCAAGTTGGTTCAGGACAGGGGGTTAGGAGGAATCTTCACACCTCCTTACTTCATCCAAGCAGGCACCACTATAGATAGACATTCGAGAGATTGAATGATACTGTGCAGTACAGTAAGGATGCGAAATAATTTGCCCTATTTTCGATTAGGAAAGAGTTTCATTCCCTCCACAATAGAAAAACTAGTACGTTCGACGTTAACCGTCACCGTCTAACGCCTTGCTGGACTTGATACTCCGTTAGATTCCCCAGACGTGTATTCCCGCCTCACATCAACTATTCTCGGTACTCCCACCAAAGGTTGTATTTACCCGCACTGTAGCGATTGACAACTCTAATTCACCGGAGGATAAGTTGCTAACCCGCTTGGGTGAAGTTTTTTGAACTGCTCTTCTTATATTTTTAGATAGCCTAATCATCGTTAAGTCGCCTGGAGACACCTATGACACCTCCTGAACCGTCTAACAAATTACCTGACGGCAGTCCGTCTAACGCTACTATCAAGACGACTAACGATTCTGATATCGCGATTCCCTATCGCCCCTCCCCTAAGCAAGGTCGTCCCTGGCTCACCGCACTCATGGTGCTCCTGGTTCTTCTGGGTTTAGGGTTTGGATGGCAATGGTGGCGCAGTCGATCGGCAGGTCAAGCAGGCGGCCCTCCCGGAGCAGCACAGGCGCAAGCGGCTCCTGTTGAGTTAGAGACATTGCAAACTGGCAATGTAGAAGAAGCGTCAGAGTTTGTCGGCACTTTAGAGTCTCGTAACTCAGTGGAACTTAGCCCAGAGATTGATGGGCGAGTCAGCCGCATTTTTGTCGATCCGGGCGATCGCGTTGCAGCAGGTCAACCCCTCGTGGAATTGAGTGCCGACCAACGACAAGCCGAATATGCCAGTGTGCTTGCCAGTGTGAATTCGGCGCGTGCCATTCGAGCAAACGCTACCTCTGAGTTGCAGGCGTTGCAAGCCGAACGTCTGGCGAATGTAGCAGAGGTGGAACTGCAAAATGCAGAATATCAACGTATTTCTGCTCTGGTATCAGAAGGGGCGTTTGCTCAACAACAATTAGATACCGTGCAGCGCGATCGCAACACTGCCATTGCCCAGTTGAATGCAATCGATCGTCGAATTCAAGCCTCTCGCGCCAATTTAGCAGAAGCAGAAGCAGCCCTGGCTGAGGCACAGGCAAATGCTGCCGCCTCCAACGCTCAACTCCAAGACACGGTGATTAGCGCACCGTTTGCAGGCACGGTGGGAGACATTCCGGTTAAGCTGGGCGACTATGTGCAAGCGGGTGATCAGGTCACGAGTGTGACTCAGAGCCAGGAGTTAGAGCTAGAAATCGCAGTTCCTCTGGAGCGTGGCTCCGATCTGCGGAATGGACAACGGGTTGAGTTGCTCGATGTCCAGGGCAACCCCATTGGTACAGGGCAACTCAGCTTTATCGCGCCTCAAGTGAATAGTGCAGCGCAGAGCATTTTGGTGAAAGCCAACTTTGCCAACCCCAATGGACGATTGCTGGCAGGGCAATTTGTACGAGCTCGTGTGATCTGGAGTGAAACCTCCGGTATTTTGGTTCCGACAGCGGCAATTTCCCGCTTAGGGGGGCAGACCTTTGTGTTTGTGGCAGAGCGATCGCAACCCCAACCAGGACAACCAGCCGAGGGGCAACCCCAACTCATCGCTCGTCAGCGTGAGGTTAAGCTGGGTGACTTGCAGGGCAATAGCTATCACGTTTTAGAAGGACTGCAACCCGGAGAACAAATCGTCACCTCTGGTGTATTAAATCTGGCAGATGGAATCCCCATCATGCCAATGTCAGATGCACCTCCAGCCGCACCTCAACCCCAATAGAAAGTTCAAAATTTTGAGGTTTGATTTGCAACTGTTGCAATCAAGAATTGGGTAGCTCGAAGCTTGGTGTCCCCTAATCTAGACCGCCCAATTCAAAACCCAAAATCCGCAATCCAAAATCCTATTAACCTGTTGCTCTTCTCACCCCATCAGCCCCATGTTTGCCAATTTCTTTATCAAGCGTCCTGTCTTTGCTACAGTTTGCGCTTTGATTATTTTGCTTTTGGGTGCCATTAGCATTCCGACACTGCCAATCGCCCAATTTCCTGAAATCTCCCCCCCTCAGGTGACGGTGAATGCGATCTACACTGGGGCGGATGCTGAAGCCGTTGAGAGTAGCGTCACCAGCATCTTAGAACGTGAGATTAATGGTGTGCAGGGTTTGCGCTACATGACCTCTAGTAGCAGTAATAGTGGCACCAGCACCATTACGGTTACCTTTGATGCATCCCGTGACATTGACATTGCGGCGGTGGATGTGCAGAACCGCATCTCGGTTGCCGAGCCGCAACTGCCCGAGAGCGTTCAACGAACTGGGATTACGGTGAACAAGGAGTCCAGTAACTTCTTGATGGCGATCGGGCTGTATGCCGAGAATGACCAATACGACCCGATCTTCTTGAGCAATTATGCCGATCTCTATATCTTGGATGCTCTCCGACGCATTCGTGGGGTAGGCGACGTTATTATTTTTGGCGAACGCCAATACGCCATGCGGCTGTGGATTGACCCAACCAAATTGGCAAGCCGCAATCTGACACCCCAGGATGTCGTCAATGCGATCAATGCTCAAAATTTGCAGGTTGGGGTCGGGCGAATTGGGCAACAGCCTTCTCCAGATGAACAGCTCTATCAGGTGGATTTGCGGGCGGTTAGCCGCCTCACTGACCCGGCTGAGTTTGAAAATTTGGTGCTGCGAACGGAAGATGACGGTACTCTGATTAAATTCGGAGACGTGGGAAGAGTTGAGTTAGGGGCAGAAGACTATAACTCGTTCTTGCGATTTAGAGGGAGTGAAGCGGTTGGTTTAGGGATTACTCAACTTCCGGGTAGTAATGCATTAGATGTGGCTCGCTCGGTTAAGCAGGAGTTAGAAAGGCTGCAAAATGATTTTCCTCCAGGGTTGCAATACCAGATTGCCTTTGATACGACCTCGTTTGTTGAGGCATCACTCGAAGAACTGTTGATCACGCTAATTACGGCGATCGCCCTGGTGGTCGTGATCCTCTTCATCTTCTTGCAAGACTGGCGAAATACGCTAATTCCGGCTCTAACAATTCCTGCGGCTTTGGTTGGTACTTTTATCTTTGTAAAAGCCTTTGGCTTTAGCCTCAATAGCTTGACCCTATTTGGTTTAACGCTATCAACCGGGGTCGTTGTGGATGACGCGATCGTTGTCGTGGAGGATATCAGTAAAAAGATTCAAGATCAGGGCTTAAGCCCACGACGAGCCGCATTCGAGGCAATGCAAGAATTGGCTAGTGCGGTAGTTGCGACCTCGCTGGTTTTGATAGCGGTGTTTGTACCAGTGGCATTTTTTCCGGGTACAACCGGGTCGCTCTACCGCCAGTTTGCTTTGACGATCGCCTTTGCAATCACGGTTTCCACGTTTCTGGCATTGACGCTAACTCCGGCATTGTGTGCATTGCTGCTGCGTCGGGGTCAGGGAGTTCAAAGTGGACCGTTGCGGTGGTTTTTTGATCGCTTTAACCAGGCGTTTGAAGCCGTTCGTCGGCGATATGAGCGCATACTCAATTTCGTGGTTCGCATCCGAGCTTTTGTGATTGGGCTATTTGTCGTTTCACTGGGGCTAACAGCACTGCTGTATCTCAACGTGCCGACGGGGTTTTTACCTGAAGAAGACCAGGGCTACTTTATTACCATCGTGCAGGCTCCTGAAGGGGTTTCCCTCAACTACACCGATCAGGTGATGCAGAAGATTGAGCAGGAGTTGATCGCTCTACCCGAATCTTTGGGGGTTTTTGCGGTAGGTGGATTTAGCCTCGGCAGTGGCAACATTGCCAATAGTGGAGCCATTTTCACGACCTTAAGACCGTGGTCAGAGCGCAGAGGACCAGGGCAATCGGTTCAAGCCATTATTGGTCAACTATTTGGTAAGTTTTCGACCATCACCGAAGCCAGGGTCTTTCCTGTAAACCCACCCCCAATTCAGGGCTTGGGTAACTTTGGAGGCTTTACCTTCCAGTTGCAAGATCGCCGTGGCACTGGAGATATTAATCAACTCGTGCAGGCAATGGGGCAACTGCTGGGACAGGCAAATCAGACCGAGGGGTTACAGGCTGTCTTCAGCACCTACGCCGCTAGCACACCACAACTGCTAGTTGAGGTCAATCGCGATGCAGCAGAGGCGTTACAAGTCTCAGTCGAAGATGTGTTCAACACCTTGCAAACCTCGATTGGTTCCGAGTATGTGAACGATTTCACATTAGGACAACGCAACTATCGCGTGTATGTCCAGGCGGATGAGCAGTTTCGCTCTAAGCCAGAGGATGTTGGACAGTTGTATGTCCGCTCAGCAACCGATCAAATGATTCCGCTGAGCAATTTGGTAACGTTGACCCCTCGAACAGGGGCGCAGACCATTAACCACTACAACCTGTTCCGCTCGATTGAGATTAATGGTGGTCCGGCTCCGGGCTATAGCTCTGGAGATGCCATCAACGCGATGGAGCAAGTTGCCGGACAGGTTCTTCCTGCTGGATATGGCTATGAGTGGTCAGGCACAGCTCTGGAAGAAGTTGAATCAGGAGGGCAAGCCCCGCTGATCTTCGTCTTTGGGATCATCTTTGTATTTCTGGTATTGGCAGCCCAGTACGAGAATTATTTTGACCCTCTCATTATTCTTTTAGCGGTGCCACTGGCGGTCTTAGGGGCATTGGGGGCACAATCGCTCCGAGGCTTAATCAACGATGTTTACTGTCAAATTGGTTTAGTGATGCTGATTGGTTTGGCTAGTAAAAACTCGATTTTGATTGTGGAGTTTGCCAACCAACTGAAATCAACTGGACTGTCAACCACTAAAGCCGTCGTCGAAGCCGCCCAAGATCGACTACGACCCATCCTTATGACGGCACTCTCCTCGATCGCGGGCTTCCTACCGCTGATGTTTGCCACAGGTGCAGGAGCTGGAAGCCGTCAATCCTTAGGTACGACCGTTACAGGAGGATTGTTAGTTTCTACTTTCCTGAGCTTGTTTATCGTGCCTGTACTCTACATCGCCGTCATCTCCGTGCGCGATCGCCTTCGCAAACAGTTTGGCTCTAATGAAGAACCACAACTGGATGAGGAGTATTAGAAGAGAGAAAGGATAAAGGATAAAGGATAAGAAGGGGCGCGATTTATCGCGCCTTTGAGAAGAAAAGAGAGAAAAAAGAAGAAAGAACAGGAAAAAGGGGTAGATAGGTGAATCGGATAGGCTAGCGTTAGCGTAACGTACTAGTAGATTTGTTGGATATGTTCAGGATTTTGCATAGAAGCAGATTTTGCGATCGCTCTTTTTATCCTTCATCCTTCATCCTTTATCCTTTCCTCTTATGAAACTGCCCTCACACCGCACTAAGATCGTTGCTACGATTGGACCTGCTAGCAGTTCGATTGAAGTAATTCGGCAGTTGATTCAAGCAGGCATGGCCGTGGCGCGGCTCAACTTCTCTCACGGCAGCTATGACGACCATGCGAAAACAGTTAAACTCTTGCGGCAAGCCTCTGATGAATTAGACACTCCGATCGCCCTGTTGCAAGATCTCCAGGGACCGAAGGTGCGGGTGGGGCAGTTATCCGATGGGGCGATCGCTCTAGAGGATGGAGCACAGCTAGAACTCGTTCCGTTGGAACACTACACAGGACAAGCCAACACTGTTCCCATCGACTACCCCTACTTAGCCGAGGAAGCCGAAGTGGGTTCCCGCATCTTGCTGGATGATGGCTTGCTAGAGTTTCGCATTGAGGCGATCGCGGCTCCTGGTGTCACCTGTCAGGTGATTCGGGGAGGGATGCTCAAAAGCCGCAAAGGGGTGAACTTGCCCAACCTGGATTTGCGATTGCCATCACTCACGGACAAAGACCGCCAGGATTTAGAGTTTGGCTTGGCACAAGGTGTCGATTGGGTTGCGCTCAGTTTTGTGCGCCGCGCAGAGGATGTTAAAGCCCTGCGGGCACTATTGGCGGAAAAGGGGGCCACCAATATGCCTGTTTTAGCCAAGATTGAAAAACCTCAGGCGGTTGCTCAGTTTGAGGCGATCGCCAGCGAGTGCGACGGCATCATGGTGGCGCGGGGCGACCTGGGGGTTGAGGTCAATCCAGAGAAAGTGCCCCTGATCCAAAAACGGCTGATTCGCATCTGCAATCAACGGGGCATTCCGGTGATTACCGCAACGCAGATGTTAGAGAGCATGATCAAAAATCCCCGTCCAACCCGTGCAGAAGCCAGCGACGTCGCGAACGCCATTCTCGATGGCACAGATGCCGTGATGTTGTCGGGAGAGTCGGCAGTGGGGGATTTTCCGGTGCGGGCTGTGGAGATGATGGCTCGGATTGCGATCGAGGTGGAATCCGCACTAGAGATCCCTAACCTGCCGCCAATTGAGGATGACGAAACTCATGCTATGAGTGAAGCCATCAACATTGTGGACAAGATCCTCAATTTGCAGTGTATTGCAGCGTTTACTACCACTGGCTATACGGCTCGACTGGTTGCGGCGGAGCGTCCTCGTGCTCCGATTGTGGCGTTTACTCCAAATGCGGCAGTCTATCATCGGTTGAACTTGATCTGGGGGGTAACTCCATTTTTGTTAGAGCAATCGGTTGCGTCAGTGGAGGATCTGGTGCGTCAGGTCGAACATGGGCTGAAACAGCGAGAACTGGCAACTTCGGGCGATCGCATTCTAGTTCTGGGAGGCAGCCCAATTCAGGCAGAACGGGGCACCAACTTTCTCAAAATTCATCGATTAGATTAACCTGATACCGCTTTAAATGGTTTCCAGTGCAAATGCGGACGCTCGTAGGGGCGGGTTTAGCGGTTTACTAACAGCAAACCCAAGAACTGATCTGCCAAACCCGCCCCTAACGACATCTGTCTTGATCTCCATCTGATTTGGTATGAGTTCGAGATCAGGATTTTGGCGGTTGAAACCGCAGCTATAGCCGTAGTCACCCCAGTTAAGACAAGGCACTCAACAGGACAGACGCGATTAATCGCGTCTCTCGCAGCAGGACTCCAATGCATGTCCTAATGGTTTTGGCGATCGCTATATCAGCGCAAAACCGACCTGCGTCGGTTCGCCAATCCTGCCTTTTCCGGAGTCCGCGTCGGCGGACTTTGCTTTAGTAGCCGCGAATTCATTCGCCGGGTTCTTAAACCGAATTGACGTTAGATTAAGCCATCACATTGCCCTGGGCAACTGAACTCGCACCGTGGTTTGCTGGTTAGGAACACTCTCAATGAGCAAACTTCCGCCGTATAGCTCAGCTAGACGTTTTGTCAACGCCAACCCCAATCCAGAGCCTTGCTGTTCGTGCAGGAAACGCTCAAATTGCATATAAGTCCCAACATTCGCAACTTGTTCTGGAGTCATACCCCGTCCGCGATCGCAAATCACAAGCCAAAACTCATCAGCTTTGAGGTCAGTCGTGATCGTAACAACCGAGCCCGGTCGAGAAAACTTAAAGGCATTATCAACAATTTCCTGAGCAATCTTTTGCAGGTGCTTTTCAGCGATCGCCACGCTAGCATCCTGCAAATGAATCTGCAAATCCGCTATACGGTCTGCCTGTTGAGCGATCGATTCTGCGGTTTCAGCGATCGCCCGAATGAGATGGTTGGTTTTGCTTCGTCGCAATGCGGCAATGCGGTTTGAATCGGTGGCAATTAGTTCTAACTCAGCCTGCAACAAAAAGTTTTGCGTTAAGCCATACAGTTGCTCAGCCGACCCTCGAATCATCTCCAACATTTCGCGGGTTTCAGACACGGGTTGTTTGTCGCAGTCTTCGATCAGCAACTCAGACAGGCTGATAATGGCAGACAGAGGGGTGTGCAATTCATGCGGCAACGACAGTGTAATGTTGTTTCGCAACGTATCAATGGTTTGCTGAGTTTTGCGAATGATAGCTTCCTGCTTCCGTAACTGAGCCGCGATCGCTGCCAATAACTCTGTCCGGGTAAAGGGCTTGGTGAGATAGTCATCCGCTCCCAGTTGCATCCCCTGTCGCAGGTCTGTCTTATCGGTGCGAGCCGTCAAAAAAATAAAAGGAATGGTCGCTGTCAGGGAGTTTTGTCGCAACGCCGAGAGCACTTCATGCCCATCTAATTCAGGCATCGTGACATCACACAAAATGAGGTCAGGGTGTTTACTCTGGGCTAACTCTAATCCTGTTCGACCATCAGCGGCCCCTATAACTTGAAACTGTTCTAGACCAAGCAATTCAATAATTTCTTCCCGTAGAGATTCTTGATCTTCAATCACTAAAATCTTGGTCATCATGTTTCTATAAATTTGACAGCAACTGAATTGGTTGGATTCAGGCTACTCGGTGAGCATGACAGCTTCAATCACCATGCTCCTGACCTAACAATGATGTCTGGACTAGAATACAAAATACCCTTACGGGTTGTACTAATATCGCTTTGGGGTTGAAGTCGATACAACTCAACACAGAATTAGTCCTTTAGCCATAATCATCAGGGTCAGAAGGAGTGCAGGGTTGGGACACCTGACTGGAGGCAAACCGCCCACATTTCCTCTGCCTTAACCTGGATGGCGATCGCGATAAAACAACAGATGCACATTACACCTCATATCAAACAGCATGTTGCCGACCGAGTTATTGATATATCGGCAAGCAGGGGAAGAAGTTACCCCCAGGCGGTTGCCACTTAACGAACGAAATCGGGCGATCGCTCAGGATGTGATTGCTCTGTTTCAACAGGCTCAGGGGAAGACCCAGGGGGAGCTAAATCAACACCTCCAGGCATTAGAGGGGGAGGAAACTGACTATCGGATCAAGCGTGGCTTAGCTCATTTGTTGCGAGCAAACTTCAGCACCTTTGAAGTGGTCAGTCCCCTGGAGCCTCAACAATTGCGAGAGAGAGTTTTTGCGATCGCCGCTCAAACCGTTCCCCTTCCTCAGACCGCTACCACAACGTTGGAAACGGTTGCCCAGCAATTAAGTGAGGAGTTAGGACAAGAGATCCTTCCATCTCAACTCCAGAGCGGACTCTACGCTGACCTGGTTGAAAACCGCATTCTTACCCAGTTTGAAACACCCACTCCAGATACACTACTGCACCGCTACAATCTATCCCAGGTTCAGGGAATTTTCTATAAAGCTAATCATATTCAGATCACAGCCCACCGCAATGATCCAGGGGAATACAAACTACTCTTTCGCTATCTCAAATTATTTGGTTTGATGGCGTACATCGAAGGGGACGCGGATCATGGCTTTACTATCACGATCGACGGACCTGCCAGTTTATTCAAACCCAGTACTCGCTACGGGCTGGACATCGCCAAACTGATCCCCGCCTTGTTGCATGTCACCAAGTGGAGCCTCAAAGCCGAACTCCTGATTCGGGATCAGTACAGCAATACAACCAAAACACGCTACTTTAGCCTGAATTCAGACTGTGGGTTAGTTAGCCATTACCCACCCGGCAAACCCTACGACAGCATGATTGAGTCATCGTTTGTCGATCGCTGGACGGCGTTAAACTCTGACTGGAAGTTAGAACGAGAGGTTGATCTGCTGCCGATTCCAGGTAGCGTCATGATCCCCGACTTTCGGCTGGTTCACCCCGATGGACGCAGCTTTTTGTTAGAGATCGTGGGCTATTGGCGACCAGAGTATTTGCGTAAAAAGTTTTCTCAAGTGCGCCAGTGCGATCGCGATAATTTAATCCTTGCCGTTTCAGAGCGACTCAACTTAGAGAAAGCCGGAATCAAAATCAGCGACACTCCAGCGCGAGTCATCTGGTTTAAGGAAAAACTTCTCCCCAAGTCAGTCCTGGCGGTCTTAGATGAAGGATGAAGAACGAAAAATGAACGATGAACGAAGAAGGATAAGAGAGAACGAGGATCAGTTCTTGTCTTTTCCTTCCCCGTTTTATCCTTTATTTTTTATCCCTTATCCTTTATCCCGTCTCTCCTCCCTACAGTCCCAAATCAACGGCAATCCGATGAGCGCAGGCAAATCCCGAAAATGCCACAGCATTTAGCCCCTGTCCAGGGAAGGTGCTGTCTCCCACGCAATACAGTCCGGGTACGGCGGTGCGGTTAAAAGGCATTCCCAACAAGCCCATCAACTTGCGACTGGGGATGGGACCATAGGTGCCATCATCCCGTCCCAAAAATCGGCGATGCGTCCGGGGAGTCCCTGCCTCCTGATAGTCCAGGGCATCAGAGACACCAGGAAAGATCTTGTTGAGGCGATCGATCAGGCGATTTGCGGTCTGCTCCTTTTTGTGTTGATAGTCAGTCGTGGTTAACCCCTGCCAGTCTTCAATCCAACTGGGGGTGAAGACATGCAGAATGTGGTGATTGGGTGGGGCAAGACTGGGATCAAGCAACGTTGGAATTGAGACAAAAACCGTGCCTTCTGCCGCTTCAAGGTTTGTCCAATCCTCCAACAAAATGTGGTGACACTCGGTTCCCACAGGCAAGGCATCGGCTTTGATGCCCAGGTGTAAGCTAAAAAAGCTGGGGGATTTTTGGTAGCGTTGCTGCCACTTTTGCTCAGAGCGGGGCATTGCCGTGGGCAAGAGTTTCTCAAAGGTGTCCCACCGAGTCGCATTCGAGACAACTCGCTTTGCTCGATACACGTCACCCGATGCGAGGCGTACCCCAACTGCCCGCCCATTCTCTTGCAAAATCTCAGTGACTCTGGCTTTGTATTGAATTTGGCTTCCGGCTTTTTCCAACCCTTCCACTAGCTTTTGAGCGATCTGCCCAACTCCGCCTTTGGGATAGTTGATGCCGCCATAGTGGCGATCGCTAAACACCATGCCAGCGTTAATCATTGGGGTGCGATCGGCAGGAACCACTGACCAGCAGTAGCACTCCATATCGATAAACTTCAGCAACATCGGATCACTGATGTAGCGACGGGCAATATCTCCAACATTCTGCGGCAGGTATTTCACTAACCCTAGACAAGCCAGAGGATGCTGAAAGAAGACCCGTGTTAAATAACGGGGTTCCTCCAGCGAGAGCAAGTCCATCGCGTTGAGGCAATTAAACACCGTCCAACACTCATCGTAGAACTTGCGAATTCCCTGCTTTTCATGGGGAAAGTAAGCCGTTAACTCCTGCAAAAACTTCTCATAGTCGCGGTGTACCTTCAGATCCAATCCCTG is a window from the Oscillatoria sp. FACHB-1407 genome containing:
- a CDS encoding DUF790 family protein gives rise to the protein MLPTELLIYRQAGEEVTPRRLPLNERNRAIAQDVIALFQQAQGKTQGELNQHLQALEGEETDYRIKRGLAHLLRANFSTFEVVSPLEPQQLRERVFAIAAQTVPLPQTATTTLETVAQQLSEELGQEILPSQLQSGLYADLVENRILTQFETPTPDTLLHRYNLSQVQGIFYKANHIQITAHRNDPGEYKLLFRYLKLFGLMAYIEGDADHGFTITIDGPASLFKPSTRYGLDIAKLIPALLHVTKWSLKAELLIRDQYSNTTKTRYFSLNSDCGLVSHYPPGKPYDSMIESSFVDRWTALNSDWKLEREVDLLPIPGSVMIPDFRLVHPDGRSFLLEIVGYWRPEYLRKKFSQVRQCDRDNLILAVSERLNLEKAGIKISDTPARVIWFKEKLLPKSVLAVLDEG
- the crtH gene encoding carotenoid isomerase — translated: MAAVSEVSRAASPSTEVYDVIVIGSGIGGLVTATQLAAKGANVLVLERYLIPGGSAGYFERNGYRFDVGASMIFGFGDRGTTNLLTRALQAVNVSLETIPDPVQIHYHLPQGLDLKVHRDYEKFLQELTAYFPHEKQGIRKFYDECWTVFNCLNAMDLLSLEEPRYLTRVFFQHPLACLGLVKYLPQNVGDIARRYISDPMLLKFIDMECYCWSVVPADRTPMINAGMVFSDRHYGGINYPKGGVGQIAQKLVEGLEKAGSQIQYKARVTEILQENGRAVGVRLASGDVYRAKRVVSNATRWDTFEKLLPTAMPRSEQKWQQRYQKSPSFFSLHLGIKADALPVGTECHHILLEDWTNLEAAEGTVFVSIPTLLDPSLAPPNHHILHVFTPSWIEDWQGLTTTDYQHKKEQTANRLIDRLNKIFPGVSDALDYQEAGTPRTHRRFLGRDDGTYGPIPSRKLMGLLGMPFNRTAVPGLYCVGDSTFPGQGLNAVAFSGFACAHRIAVDLGL